Proteins encoded within one genomic window of Acidithiobacillus sp. AMEEHan:
- a CDS encoding helix-turn-helix transcriptional regulator yields MYEEVTTLSRFMTLAEVAQYFAVSRSTIRRRYTKDGPGFDERFPTPVHAGRAIRFIRDEIVQYADLLCTERKLAVSKVDAV; encoded by the coding sequence ATGTACGAAGAAGTTACGACCTTGTCAAGGTTCATGACCTTGGCGGAGGTTGCGCAGTATTTTGCAGTGTCAAGGTCGACCATTCGCAGGCGGTATACAAAGGACGGACCAGGGTTCGATGAGCGCTTTCCAACGCCAGTGCACGCTGGCCGCGCGATACGCTTTATTAGGGATGAGATTGTGCAGTACGCCGATCTACTTTGCACAGAACGCAAATTAGCGGTTTCAAAAGTCGATGCTGTCTAA